The following coding sequences lie in one Streptomyces albofaciens JCM 4342 genomic window:
- a CDS encoding ROK family transcriptional regulator, whose protein sequence is MGRLTGGDPSLLRRINSAVVLHALRAADSPTLTHLVEVTGLSRPTVEGVVEGLIESGLVVEAPADEGAARRQGRPARRFRFRTEAGHLLGIEIGPHRVAALLSDLGGRVLGSAQRAVEETASADERLEKVRAAVAELLRRAGVARSSLRAVGVGSPGIVEADGTVRLGTALPGWTGLPLGDRLRRSFRCPVLVENDANTAAVAEHWKGAATGCDDTVFVLAGLSPGAGALIGGRLHRGFGGAAGEIGALHLLGREATPEKLLSTTGQPLHPLDEAQVARVFALARDGDARARDAMDRFIRRLVHDVAALVLALDPELVVVGGWAAGLDDVLEPLRAELARYCLRPPQVALSVLGEAAVATGALRLALDHVEGELFAVEGTVTARR, encoded by the coding sequence TTGGGGCGGCTAACCGGCGGGGACCCCTCCCTGCTGCGACGGATCAACTCCGCGGTGGTGCTGCACGCGCTGCGCGCCGCCGACTCCCCGACGCTCACTCACCTCGTGGAGGTGACCGGTCTGTCCCGGCCCACCGTCGAGGGGGTCGTCGAGGGCCTGATCGAGAGCGGACTGGTCGTCGAGGCGCCCGCCGACGAGGGCGCCGCCCGCCGCCAGGGCCGCCCGGCCCGCCGCTTCCGCTTCCGTACGGAGGCCGGGCACCTCCTGGGCATCGAGATCGGGCCGCACCGGGTGGCCGCGCTGCTGTCCGACCTCGGCGGGCGGGTCCTCGGCTCCGCGCAGCGCGCGGTCGAGGAGACCGCGTCCGCGGACGAACGGCTGGAGAAGGTACGCGCCGCGGTGGCCGAGCTGCTGCGGCGGGCGGGCGTGGCCCGCAGTTCGCTGCGCGCGGTCGGGGTGGGCAGCCCCGGCATCGTGGAGGCGGACGGCACCGTACGGCTGGGTACCGCCCTGCCCGGCTGGACCGGGCTGCCGCTCGGCGACCGGCTGCGCCGCTCGTTCCGGTGCCCCGTCCTGGTGGAGAACGACGCGAACACCGCCGCCGTGGCCGAGCACTGGAAGGGCGCGGCCACCGGCTGCGACGACACCGTGTTCGTCCTTGCGGGCCTCAGCCCCGGTGCCGGGGCCCTGATCGGAGGGCGGCTGCACCGCGGCTTCGGCGGGGCCGCCGGCGAGATCGGCGCGCTGCACCTGCTGGGGCGCGAGGCCACCCCGGAAAAGCTGCTGTCCACGACCGGGCAGCCGCTGCATCCCCTGGACGAGGCGCAGGTGGCGCGGGTCTTCGCCCTCGCGCGCGATGGTGACGCGCGGGCCCGGGACGCGATGGACCGCTTCATCCGGCGGCTGGTGCACGATGTCGCGGCGCTGGTGCTCGCCCTCGATCCGGAGCTGGTCGTGGTCGGCGGCTGGGCGGCCGGTCTGGACGACGTACTGGAGCCCCTGCGCGCCGAACTGGCCCGCTACTGCCTGCGCCCGCCTCAGGTGGCGCTGTCCGTACTCGGTGAGGCGGCGGTGGCCACGGGAGCCCTGCGGCTGGCGCTGGATCACGTCGAGGGCGAGCTGTTCGCGGTGGAGGGGACGGTCACGGCCCGGCGTTGA
- the proP gene encoding glycine betaine/L-proline transporter ProP: protein MLRTLLRRRKRQLSVEEVTVTDRPQVRRAVTAAALGNMMEWFDFGVYAYLAATMGKVFFPSSSPGAQLVSTFATFAAAFLVRPLGGLVFGPLGDRIGRQRVLAATMIMMAISTFAVGFLPGYDSIGFAAPLLLLVCRLVQGFSTGGEYAGATTYIAEYAPDKRRGFLGSWLDFGTFVGYSLGSGLVTVLTAVLGTDGLEDWGWRIPFMVAGPLGLIGLYMRMKLEETPAFKQEAEAARQQAEAAGPDDTPVEEARQSGKGRLKEIFTRHWEAVLICMGLVLLYNVTNYMVTSYLPTFMTETLGEDPTTAQLLVLGTMVVVALTITTVGRTSDRWGRRPVFIASSVALVALSYPAFLLIRQGGILFPAFGCLILGLLLVCFAGTSASTLPALFPTHLRYGALSIAFNISVSLFGGTTPLAASALVEATGSHMIPAYYLMVAGVIGFIAAFFLHETAGKPLRGSGPMVETPEQARELVARSRTEAGRQARDIWIRLRHPWAHHRDKQNDGDK, encoded by the coding sequence CTGCTGCGCACCCTGCTGCGCCGCCGCAAACGCCAGCTCAGTGTCGAGGAAGTCACCGTCACCGACAGACCGCAGGTGCGCCGCGCGGTCACGGCGGCCGCGCTCGGCAACATGATGGAGTGGTTCGACTTCGGGGTCTACGCCTATCTGGCGGCCACGATGGGCAAGGTCTTCTTCCCGTCCAGCTCGCCCGGCGCCCAGCTCGTCTCCACCTTCGCCACCTTCGCCGCGGCCTTCCTCGTGCGGCCGCTCGGCGGTCTGGTCTTCGGGCCGCTGGGCGACCGCATCGGACGGCAGCGGGTGCTCGCCGCCACGATGATCATGATGGCGATCAGCACCTTCGCGGTCGGTTTCCTGCCCGGCTACGACTCCATCGGCTTCGCCGCCCCGCTGCTGCTGCTCGTCTGCCGGCTGGTGCAGGGCTTCTCGACCGGTGGCGAGTACGCCGGCGCGACGACCTACATCGCCGAATACGCGCCGGACAAGCGCCGCGGCTTCCTCGGCAGCTGGCTCGACTTCGGCACCTTCGTCGGCTACTCCCTCGGCTCGGGCCTGGTCACCGTGCTCACCGCCGTACTGGGCACGGACGGCCTGGAGGACTGGGGCTGGCGCATCCCGTTCATGGTGGCCGGGCCGCTCGGTCTGATCGGCCTCTACATGCGCATGAAGCTGGAGGAGACCCCGGCCTTCAAGCAGGAGGCGGAGGCGGCGCGGCAGCAGGCCGAGGCCGCCGGACCGGACGACACGCCCGTCGAGGAGGCGCGGCAGTCCGGCAAGGGCCGTCTGAAGGAGATCTTCACGCGGCACTGGGAAGCCGTGCTGATCTGCATGGGGCTGGTGCTGCTGTACAACGTCACCAACTACATGGTGACCTCCTATCTGCCCACCTTCATGACCGAGACGCTGGGCGAGGACCCCACGACCGCGCAGCTGCTGGTGCTGGGCACCATGGTCGTCGTCGCGCTGACGATCACGACCGTGGGCCGTACGTCCGACCGGTGGGGCCGGCGGCCGGTGTTCATCGCGTCCAGCGTCGCGCTGGTGGCGCTCTCCTATCCGGCGTTCCTGTTGATCCGGCAGGGCGGGATCCTCTTCCCGGCCTTCGGGTGCCTCATCCTGGGCCTGCTGCTGGTGTGCTTCGCGGGCACCTCCGCCTCCACGCTGCCGGCGCTCTTCCCGACCCATCTGCGCTACGGGGCGCTGTCGATCGCGTTCAACATCTCCGTGTCGCTCTTCGGCGGCACCACGCCGCTGGCCGCCTCCGCGCTGGTGGAGGCCACCGGCAGCCACATGATTCCGGCGTACTACCTGATGGTGGCGGGCGTCATCGGCTTCATCGCGGCCTTCTTCCTGCACGAGACGGCGGGCAAGCCGCTGCGCGGTTCCGGGCCGATGGTCGAGACCCCGGAGCAGGCCCGCGAGCTGGTGGCCCGCAGCCGTACCGAGGCGGGGCGCCAGGCCCGGGACATCTGGATCCGGCTGCGCCACCCGTGGGCACACCACCGCGACAAGCAGAACGACGGGGACAAGTAG
- a CDS encoding response regulator, whose product MSEGAAPVRVLVVDDQRLIRDGIASLLSIRPGITVVGTAEDGREAVAKVLELCPDVVLMDVRMPGMDGVEAVAVLRGEAPECRVVMLTTFDDEEYVVQALRAGAFGYLLKDLPADDLAHAVRLAHAGVTQLDASVTRHLAACLPAPCPGAGPPVPLSPREIDILRLVAQGRTNREIAAQLYLSEGTVKNNVSRILGRLALRDRTQAALRARELGLL is encoded by the coding sequence ATGAGCGAGGGGGCGGCACCGGTCCGCGTACTGGTCGTGGACGACCAGCGGCTCATCCGGGACGGCATCGCGTCGCTGCTGTCCATCCGGCCGGGCATCACGGTCGTCGGCACGGCCGAGGACGGTCGCGAAGCCGTCGCGAAGGTGCTCGAACTGTGCCCCGATGTCGTGCTGATGGATGTCCGGATGCCGGGGATGGACGGTGTCGAGGCGGTCGCCGTGCTGCGCGGGGAGGCGCCGGAGTGCCGGGTGGTGATGCTGACGACGTTCGACGACGAGGAGTACGTCGTCCAGGCGCTGCGCGCGGGCGCCTTCGGCTATCTGCTCAAGGACCTGCCGGCCGATGATCTCGCCCACGCGGTCCGGCTCGCGCACGCGGGCGTCACCCAGCTCGACGCCTCCGTGACCCGCCACCTGGCCGCCTGCCTGCCCGCGCCGTGCCCCGGAGCAGGGCCGCCCGTCCCCCTGAGCCCGCGCGAGATCGACATTCTGCGGCTCGTGGCGCAGGGCAGGACCAACCGGGAGATCGCCGCGCAGCTCTACCTCAGCGAGGGCACCGTGAAGAACAACGTCTCCCGCATCCTCGGCCGCCTGGCCCTGCGCGACCGCACTCAGGCCGCCCTGCGCGCCCGGGAACTGGGCCTGCTGTGA
- a CDS encoding LysR family transcriptional regulator encodes MELRQLRYFVSVVEEGGFTRAAARLHLAQPGLSAQIRQLENELGQPLLDRSGRSVTPTEVGRAVLPHARAALAAAEAVRETVDAYTGLLRGRVTLGLVSGATGHVFDIPAVLADFHDAHPSVELTLTEDTTERMQAAVLAGELDIAVLGTAEEAPPPGMAFQMVIDVPLVAVAAPGVPLADRTHGTCIPLAGLRDRPLICLPHGTGVRAALERGCSQAGFRPRVTFEAAAPHVLVQLAARGLGIAVLPAGEDESPLDGRLRTMRIVRPEMRGRIALAWQATGPSSPAARALLDRLRAALPKPPVRRSSRGGAGVSR; translated from the coding sequence ATGGAACTGCGTCAGCTGCGCTACTTCGTCTCCGTGGTCGAGGAGGGCGGCTTCACCCGCGCCGCGGCCAGGCTGCACCTGGCGCAGCCCGGCTTGAGCGCCCAGATCCGCCAGTTGGAGAACGAGCTGGGACAGCCGCTGCTCGACCGCTCCGGCCGGTCGGTGACGCCGACCGAGGTGGGCCGGGCGGTCCTGCCGCACGCCCGCGCCGCACTGGCCGCGGCGGAGGCGGTGCGGGAGACGGTGGACGCGTACACGGGCCTGCTGCGTGGCCGGGTCACGCTCGGGCTGGTCTCCGGCGCCACCGGCCACGTCTTCGACATCCCCGCTGTGCTCGCGGACTTCCACGACGCCCACCCCTCGGTCGAGTTGACGCTCACCGAGGACACGACGGAGCGGATGCAGGCCGCAGTCCTGGCCGGTGAGCTGGACATCGCCGTCCTCGGGACGGCGGAGGAAGCGCCACCGCCCGGAATGGCCTTCCAGATGGTGATCGACGTCCCGCTGGTCGCTGTCGCCGCGCCCGGAGTTCCGCTTGCCGACCGTACGCACGGCACGTGCATCCCGCTTGCCGGTCTGCGCGACAGGCCGCTGATCTGCCTGCCGCACGGCACCGGAGTGCGCGCGGCACTCGAACGCGGCTGCTCGCAGGCGGGATTCCGGCCCCGCGTCACCTTCGAGGCGGCCGCCCCGCACGTGCTCGTGCAACTCGCCGCGCGGGGCCTGGGCATTGCCGTACTGCCGGCCGGCGAGGACGAATCGCCCCTCGACGGGCGCCTCCGGACCATGCGCATCGTCCGTCCCGAAATGCGTGGCCGCATCGCGCTCGCCTGGCAGGCCACCGGCCCCTCCAGTCCCGCGGCCCGGGCACTCCTCGACCGCCTGCGCGCAGCCCTTCCGAAGCCGCCCGTGCGTCGGTCCTCGCGGGGCGGGGCAGGGGTCAGCAGGTGA
- a CDS encoding SGNH/GDSL hydrolase family protein, translated as MEINATYTSFVAVGDSFTEGMSDALPDGSYRGWADLLAARLAARTPGFRYANLAVRGKLIGQIVDEQTGPAAAMGADLVTLVGGLNDVLRPKCDVDRVCALLEEAAARLAKDCAQLVLMRSPGRQGPVLERFRPRMEQLFAHIDELAERHGAIVVDLFSSRALADPRMWADDRLHLNGAGHERVAEAVWQALGFPAEADWDAPLPAFVPPRWTARRTADVRFARRHLMPWIGRRLTGRSSGDGRPPKRPDLLPYED; from the coding sequence ATGGAGATCAATGCCACCTACACCAGTTTCGTCGCGGTGGGCGACAGCTTCACCGAGGGCATGTCCGACGCCCTGCCGGACGGCTCGTACCGGGGCTGGGCCGATCTGCTGGCCGCGCGGCTCGCGGCCCGCACCCCCGGCTTCCGCTACGCCAACCTCGCGGTGCGCGGCAAGCTGATCGGCCAGATCGTCGACGAGCAGACGGGGCCCGCGGCCGCGATGGGCGCGGACCTGGTCACACTGGTGGGCGGGCTCAACGACGTGCTGCGGCCCAAGTGCGACGTGGACCGGGTCTGTGCTCTCCTGGAGGAGGCCGCGGCGCGGCTGGCCAAGGACTGCGCGCAGCTGGTGCTGATGCGCAGCCCGGGACGGCAGGGCCCGGTCCTGGAACGCTTCCGCCCGCGCATGGAACAGCTCTTCGCGCACATCGACGAACTGGCCGAGCGGCACGGCGCCATCGTGGTGGATCTCTTCTCCTCCCGCGCGCTGGCCGACCCGCGGATGTGGGCGGACGACCGCCTCCACCTGAACGGCGCCGGTCACGAGCGCGTGGCCGAGGCCGTCTGGCAGGCCCTCGGCTTCCCGGCCGAGGCCGACTGGGACGCTCCGCTCCCCGCGTTCGTACCGCCGCGGTGGACAGCACGGCGCACCGCGGACGTACGCTTCGCGCGCCGGCACCTGATGCCGTGGATCGGCAGGCGCCTGACCGGCCGCTCCAGCGGCGACGGCCGCCCACCGAAGCGCCCCGACCTGCTGCCTTACGAGGATTGA
- a CDS encoding lamin tail domain-containing protein, translating to MTALRTRRLPRALALLLAAGTALAGAPAASPADAAPAGDIRINEVVTTGDVEDSVELYNKGTATVDISGWILKDGKNGKGDKDGSKYKIPSGTVLAAGAFRAFDVHDAFGLGSDDRARLYLPDGKTLVDSYSWGRHSGPSWSRCPDGTGAFKAAEVTLGAANDCGGGGTTPVAWPGGSSVTNADASHVFGQDLSGLHQDGDIMWGAQNSGKLWRLVRNGSGGWTPDTGGGWRTGKTLRFPGGSGHPDSEGVTATGDGAAGGVFVASERNGDASGTSRLSVLKYDVSGGAGTGSALTAVKEWNLTSDLPSVGSNLGFEGITWVPDTYLTQAAFKDASTGAAYHPARYGAHSGGVFFAGVEGTGMIYGYVLQDSGAFTRVASINTGMRGVMELQWESRAARLWAVCDDTCDGRHRTLQVNKAGVFTTTAVYNRPTGMPNYNNEGFALAGADECVAGRKPVYWSDDANDDGHALRKGTITC from the coding sequence GTGACCGCATTACGTACGCGCCGCCTGCCTCGTGCTCTCGCTCTCCTCCTCGCCGCCGGGACGGCACTGGCCGGTGCGCCGGCCGCCTCACCTGCCGACGCGGCCCCGGCCGGCGACATCCGTATCAACGAGGTGGTGACCACCGGGGACGTCGAGGACTCGGTCGAGCTGTACAACAAGGGCACCGCGACGGTCGACATCTCGGGCTGGATCCTCAAGGACGGCAAGAACGGCAAGGGCGACAAGGACGGCTCGAAGTACAAGATCCCTTCCGGGACCGTGCTGGCCGCGGGTGCTTTCCGGGCCTTCGATGTCCATGACGCGTTCGGGCTGGGGTCGGACGACAGAGCCCGGCTGTACCTGCCGGACGGCAAGACCCTGGTCGACAGCTACTCCTGGGGCCGGCATTCCGGCCCGTCCTGGTCACGCTGCCCCGACGGCACCGGTGCCTTCAAGGCGGCCGAGGTGACCTTGGGCGCCGCGAACGACTGCGGTGGCGGCGGCACCACGCCCGTGGCATGGCCCGGCGGCAGCTCCGTGACGAACGCCGACGCCTCCCACGTGTTCGGGCAGGACCTCAGCGGCCTCCACCAGGACGGCGACATCATGTGGGGCGCCCAGAACAGCGGCAAGCTGTGGCGCCTGGTCCGTAACGGCTCCGGCGGCTGGACCCCCGACACCGGCGGCGGCTGGAGAACCGGCAAGACCCTGCGCTTCCCCGGCGGCTCCGGCCACCCCGACAGCGAGGGCGTCACCGCGACCGGCGACGGTGCCGCGGGCGGCGTCTTCGTCGCCAGCGAACGCAACGGTGACGCCTCCGGCACCAGCCGCCTGTCCGTCCTGAAGTACGACGTCTCCGGCGGCGCCGGTACCGGCTCCGCGCTGACCGCCGTCAAGGAGTGGAACCTCACCTCCGACCTGCCGTCCGTCGGCTCCAACCTCGGCTTCGAGGGTATCACCTGGGTGCCCGACACCTACCTGACCCAGGCCGCCTTCAAGGACGCCTCCACCGGCGCCGCTTACCACCCGGCCCGCTACGGCGCCCACAGCGGAGGCGTGTTCTTCGCCGGAGTCGAAGGCACCGGCATGATCTACGGTTACGTCTTGCAGGACTCCGGCGCCTTCACCCGCGTCGCGTCCATCAACACCGGTATGCGTGGCGTCATGGAACTCCAGTGGGAGTCCCGGGCCGCCCGACTGTGGGCCGTTTGTGACGACACCTGTGACGGCCGGCACCGCACCTTGCAGGTCAACAAGGCCGGCGTCTTCACCACCACCGCCGTCTACAACCGCCCCACCGGCATGCCCAACTACAACAACGAGGGCTTCGCCCTGGCAGGCGCCGACGAGTGCGTCGCCGGACGCAAGCCCGTCTACTGGTCCGACGACGCCAACGACGACGGCCACGCGCTGCGCAAGGGCACCATCACCTGCTGA
- a CDS encoding maleylpyruvate isomerase family mycothiol-dependent enzyme, with translation MAKATTHKVKKAEVRAAISAERRELADLLDTLRVDQWDGPSLCAGWRVREVAAHMSMGFRLSLPSVLGELAKARGNLHRMTDRVARKDAAAHSTTALAAFLRDNADHPWTPPVGGLAAALGHDVVHGLDITVALGLDRRVPEDRLRILLDEIRPSSLKFFGADLDGVRLCAEDLDWSYGSGSPLYGSAQDLLLLAYGRRIPGDRLRGEPSSRFTRPGG, from the coding sequence ATGGCGAAAGCGACAACGCACAAGGTGAAGAAGGCCGAGGTCAGAGCCGCGATTTCGGCGGAACGCCGAGAACTCGCCGACCTGCTGGACACTCTGCGGGTCGACCAGTGGGACGGGCCGAGCCTCTGTGCGGGGTGGCGGGTTCGTGAAGTGGCGGCACACATGTCGATGGGGTTCCGGCTCTCCTTGCCCTCGGTGCTCGGCGAGTTGGCCAAGGCGCGCGGGAACCTCCACCGGATGACCGACCGGGTCGCGCGCAAGGACGCGGCCGCCCACTCCACCACCGCACTCGCCGCCTTCCTGCGCGACAACGCCGACCACCCCTGGACTCCACCGGTCGGCGGGCTCGCGGCGGCGCTCGGTCACGACGTGGTGCACGGGCTGGACATCACCGTCGCGCTCGGTCTCGACCGGCGTGTCCCCGAGGACCGGCTGCGCATCTTGCTCGACGAGATCCGGCCCAGCAGCCTGAAGTTCTTCGGTGCCGACCTCGACGGGGTGCGGCTGTGCGCCGAGGACCTCGACTGGTCGTACGGCTCGGGCTCGCCGCTGTACGGCTCCGCCCAGGACCTTCTGCTGCTGGCATACGGCCGCAGAATTCCAGGCGATCGGCTACGAGGAGAGCCGAGCAGCCGCTTCACGCGGCCGGGCGGCTGA
- the purB gene encoding adenylosuccinate lyase — protein sequence MTAKPRIPNVLAGRYASAELAVLWSPEYKVKLERKLWLAVLRAQKDLGVEVPEQALADYERVLEDVDLASIAEREKVTRHDVKARIEEFNALAGHEQVHKGMTSRDLTENVEQLQVRLSLELMRDRTVAVLARLGRLAGEHAELVMAGRSHNVAAQATTLGKRFATAADELLAAYGRLTDLLSRYPLRGIKGPVGTAQDMLDLLGGDAAKLAELEQRIAGHLGFGRAFTSVGQVYPRSLDYDVVTTLVQLAAAPSSLAKTIRLMAGHELVTEGFKPGQVGSSAMPHKMNTRSCERVNGLMVILRGYASMAGELSGDQWNEGDVSCSVVRRVALPDAFFALDGLLETFLTVLDEFGAFPAVVARELDRYLPFLATTKVLMGAVRAGVGREVAHEAIKENAVAAALAMREQGVERNELLDKLAADERIPLDRAQLDALMADKLSFTGAAADQVATAVSRIEEITKQHPEAAAYAPGSIL from the coding sequence GTGACTGCCAAGCCCCGCATTCCGAATGTCCTGGCCGGCCGCTACGCCTCTGCGGAGCTCGCCGTCCTGTGGTCCCCCGAGTACAAGGTCAAGCTGGAGCGCAAGCTGTGGCTCGCGGTGCTCCGTGCGCAGAAGGACCTCGGGGTGGAGGTGCCGGAGCAGGCGCTCGCCGACTACGAGCGGGTGCTGGAGGACGTCGATCTGGCGTCGATCGCCGAGCGGGAGAAGGTCACCCGGCACGACGTGAAGGCGCGGATCGAGGAGTTCAACGCGCTCGCCGGGCACGAGCAGGTCCACAAGGGGATGACCTCGCGCGACCTGACCGAGAACGTGGAGCAGCTGCAGGTCCGGCTGTCGCTGGAGCTGATGCGGGACCGTACCGTGGCCGTCCTGGCGCGGCTGGGCCGGCTCGCCGGTGAGCACGCCGAGCTGGTCATGGCGGGGCGTTCGCACAACGTCGCCGCGCAGGCGACCACGCTGGGCAAGCGCTTCGCGACCGCCGCCGACGAGCTGCTGGCCGCATACGGGCGGCTGACCGACCTGCTGTCCCGCTATCCGCTGCGCGGCATCAAGGGCCCGGTCGGCACCGCGCAGGACATGCTGGACCTGCTGGGCGGCGACGCCGCGAAGCTGGCCGAGCTGGAGCAGCGGATCGCGGGGCACCTCGGCTTCGGCCGGGCGTTCACCTCGGTCGGCCAGGTCTATCCGCGCTCGCTGGACTACGACGTGGTCACCACGCTGGTGCAGCTGGCCGCCGCGCCGTCCTCGCTGGCCAAGACCATCCGGCTGATGGCCGGGCACGAGCTGGTCACCGAGGGCTTCAAGCCCGGCCAGGTGGGCTCGTCCGCGATGCCGCACAAGATGAACACCCGCTCCTGCGAGCGCGTCAACGGTCTGATGGTCATCCTGCGCGGCTACGCCTCGATGGCCGGCGAGCTGTCCGGCGACCAGTGGAACGAGGGCGACGTGTCCTGCTCCGTGGTGCGCCGGGTCGCGCTGCCGGACGCCTTCTTCGCGCTGGACGGTCTGCTGGAGACGTTCCTGACCGTGCTGGACGAGTTCGGCGCGTTCCCCGCCGTCGTCGCGCGGGAGCTGGACCGCTATCTGCCCTTCCTCGCCACGACCAAGGTGCTCATGGGCGCCGTACGGGCCGGGGTGGGCCGCGAGGTGGCGCACGAGGCGATCAAGGAGAACGCGGTCGCCGCGGCGCTCGCCATGCGCGAGCAGGGCGTGGAGCGCAACGAGCTGCTGGACAAGCTGGCCGCGGACGAGCGCATTCCGCTGGACCGTGCGCAGTTGGACGCGCTGATGGCCGACAAGCTGTCCTTCACCGGCGCGGCCGCCGACCAGGTGGCCACCGCCGTGTCCCGTATCGAGGAGATCACCAAGCAGCACCCCGAAGCCGCGGCCTATGCGCCGGGCTCCATTCTGTGA
- a CDS encoding sensor histidine kinase: protein MAAYIPVPWVSPLLYAAVLVGGLYYALAGLAPGPGPSLPRTAGFAAGLVALMALEAVERRGISVRACLPLLARGGLIAVVAALDASGLAQVLFVLLPFTAYFAYGRCAALALAALCVVGLLAGYVVTAPGWHRDVERVSDLLMLCVGLILALSMAAVAIGEQRSRRALEQYAAQVAELSAAAERNRLARDIHDSLGHHLTAVSVQLEIASEFRALEPGSAQRAVDEARLSVKRALGDVRQSVRALRGEETRGSLTAIEGLARDDEAGPRVTVQVDGSEDGYGPAQLTALYRAAQEGVTNARRHARASRVTVAVDLTEHVACLVVADDGRGFTPGGTATGFGLLGMRERVHLVGGSVHIDSGPGAGTRLTVTVPRGHRGKGAR from the coding sequence ATGGCGGCGTACATTCCCGTGCCGTGGGTGTCGCCTCTGCTGTACGCCGCGGTGCTGGTCGGCGGCCTCTACTACGCGTTGGCCGGTCTCGCTCCCGGCCCCGGCCCGTCGCTGCCGCGCACGGCGGGGTTCGCCGCGGGGCTGGTTGCGCTGATGGCGCTGGAGGCCGTGGAGCGCCGTGGGATCTCCGTCCGGGCGTGCCTGCCGCTGCTGGCGCGGGGCGGCCTGATCGCGGTCGTGGCCGCCCTCGACGCCTCGGGGCTGGCCCAGGTCCTGTTCGTACTCCTGCCGTTCACCGCCTACTTCGCTTACGGACGCTGTGCCGCGCTCGCACTGGCGGCGCTGTGCGTGGTCGGACTGCTCGCCGGATATGTGGTGACCGCGCCCGGCTGGCACCGCGATGTGGAGCGTGTGTCGGACCTGCTGATGCTCTGCGTGGGCCTGATCCTCGCGCTCTCCATGGCGGCCGTCGCCATCGGTGAACAGCGGTCACGGCGCGCCCTGGAGCAGTACGCCGCGCAGGTCGCGGAACTGTCCGCCGCGGCCGAACGCAACCGCCTCGCGCGGGACATCCACGACAGCCTCGGGCACCACCTGACCGCCGTGTCCGTACAGTTGGAGATCGCCTCCGAGTTCCGGGCCCTGGAACCCGGCTCCGCCCAGCGCGCGGTCGATGAGGCACGGCTGTCGGTCAAGCGCGCGCTGGGCGACGTACGACAGTCCGTACGGGCGTTGCGTGGCGAGGAGACACGCGGGTCGCTCACGGCGATCGAGGGCCTGGCCCGTGACGACGAGGCCGGGCCCCGGGTCACCGTGCAGGTGGACGGCTCCGAGGACGGCTACGGACCGGCGCAGCTGACCGCGCTCTACCGGGCCGCGCAGGAAGGTGTGACCAATGCGCGCCGCCACGCGCGGGCCTCGCGGGTGACGGTGGCGGTCGACCTGACGGAACACGTGGCATGCCTGGTGGTCGCCGACGACGGCCGCGGCTTCACCCCGGGCGGGACCGCCACCGGGTTCGGGCTGCTCGGGATGCGGGAGCGGGTGCACCTGGTGGGCGGGAGTGTGCACATCGACAGCGGTCCGGGCGCGGGGACCCGGCTGACGGTGACGGTGCCGCGCGGCCACCGCGGGAAAGGCGCGAGATGA
- the mug gene encoding G/U mismatch-specific DNA glycosylase yields MGFTPEELQAARGRLVPDVAAPGLRVLFCGINPGLMSAAAGHHFARPGNRFWPTLHAAGFTPRVLRPAEQEELLAYGLGITNVVERASARADELTAEEFREGGRRLVEKVTRLRPDWLAVAGVTAYRVAFDDKRAQVGPQERTIGDTRIWVLPNPSGLNAHYPPAALAEAYARLRAAAFDEDIAEGDVRDV; encoded by the coding sequence ATGGGATTCACTCCCGAGGAACTGCAGGCCGCGCGCGGCCGCCTCGTCCCCGACGTGGCGGCGCCCGGCCTGCGGGTGCTTTTCTGCGGTATCAATCCCGGGCTGATGTCGGCCGCCGCCGGCCACCACTTCGCCCGGCCCGGCAACCGCTTCTGGCCCACCCTGCACGCGGCCGGGTTCACCCCGCGCGTGCTGCGGCCCGCCGAGCAGGAGGAACTGCTGGCGTACGGCCTGGGCATCACGAACGTCGTGGAGCGGGCCAGTGCCCGGGCCGACGAGCTGACCGCGGAGGAGTTCCGCGAGGGCGGGCGGCGCCTGGTCGAGAAGGTGACGCGGCTGCGGCCGGACTGGCTCGCCGTGGCCGGGGTGACGGCCTATCGGGTGGCTTTCGACGACAAGCGGGCGCAGGTCGGCCCGCAGGAGCGGACGATCGGCGACACCCGGATCTGGGTGCTGCCCAACCCGAGCGGCCTCAACGCGCACTACCCGCCGGCCGCGCTGGCGGAGGCATACGCGCGGCTGCGAGCTGCGGCTTTCGACGAGGACATCGCGGAAGGTGACGTCCGGGACGTGTGA